DNA from Aphis gossypii isolate Hap1 chromosome 3, ASM2018417v2, whole genome shotgun sequence:
gataatatcatttattatatcaacatgttattatgttgttatacataaaaaaaaatctgagcAGAgacagtatattgtatagtgtcAGTCTATTATATcacttattagtatatttcaattatttttttatatacatagctATTAAAGTCatgtagttttatatatatttttagtatttaatgattataatatacctatatacgtattacgtatatatatatatatttacaaaattatattatttttattaacttttgagtTAAACACCTTGTTGCAAGTACcgaaaaacagtaaaaataggttcataatattttataataaatcaaaaatgttatttacgtccgaatttgaacttaaaatacacaaatgattgtatttgtatattttataagtttcttAGTtccagtgtataatatactgttcgtgagaattattatattacatttccaaccttatatataaaatataaaaattaaagattctatatgtatttttgacttttatagaaaacaaaatcgtacattttaaatatttacggttgttcgtttttgaattacctacaacataaaacaaatatcgttTAGGAAATGGgtagaaatatcaaatagatGTTATACGTGTGAATGAATATCATTCGTAGTCGTAATTTAAAACTTGGAATTGAATTTTcaagcttaaaatataaatagaacaaatctctatctaaaatatagtattacaacaatataactacaataatgGATGGTAATTTTCgagattttgacaaatttgtcaaataaaatgcttataaaaaaatgttgtgactatatacattttctatattttttaattgggaAATGGAATTCTTATTAGGatctttatattacatttttgagcATTTGTacttattcatacattttttatcgaaatttattaataagaaactaaaaaacatCGATAGACGAACTGGCTTAACGTATAATTTCCCGTTTTTcccgattaaaaataaagtattggcgattttttaattttgatcttTTTTTAGTACAAACTAGATTCGATTTGctattcaaaactattttctAAATGAAAAATCGAAGTATTTTATTGACTACTGAACGTGCATACagatacaaaaaaacattgtaaaattaatacgttCATGCCTCCTTaatctataacaatatttgtattttgagtttaaataactaaacctAAAACGAgtacaaattgtaattattaaacgaatattttactgctgtaatttaaatcaataataaaaaatattcaaccatAGCCGGAATGCAAAGTCAGCGACGACATGCGTTTCACGGCATACAACCAGTATGTGCATAAGATGATGAATCGATGGGGTCCAAATGTTCGCGAAATGATAGCAATGAAAAAGTATCTAGAAACACAGTCAATAGTCTTGTCCAACCCACCACTGATTGGTGGCATGGAATTGGATTTACCCAAACTATACCATACGGTACAGGAGCTCGGCGGACTTAAAGAAGTAATCGAGCTAGACAAGTGGTGTCGTGTTGCTGACTTGATGAAGATCCCTAAGAGTGCTCAAGACCGCGTCACTAAACTCGACGACATTTACTGCAAATATCTATTGCCGTACGACACACTCTCACATGGTAAACTATCGTCAAGATTCACTCAAAATGATTAGTTGACTGTATTCtctaaaataatggttttattcaattttcttaGATGAACGACAAAAATTGATAGCAGAAGTGGATAAAGAGTGGAAACAGATATGCAAAAAAGGCGACACTGATGACGAGCTGTATGAAGATGTCAATGATTGTATAACAAAGGTAtaataacacttaaaatatattgctttGAAAATGACAGGACTCTATAATATCCCCCCCTCTTACATCATATTTACTCacacaaactttttttgtttcattttctattctatttatttacctCTTTTTTCTCTCTTttcttttacattaatttgaaAAGTTACTCATAATATCTCCAAATCATTCTCTTCATAATCAATACCttttatgaacaataaattaaaattttaaatacaatacaaaataatacccATGTTTaacctaataaatatgtttaaattatatttataatttttttgttcactATTCTTATTTAAAGGGTCGAAGTATTCCATTGAGCGCTTATTATCGGGTTGCACGCAACACTATTGCCATGTGGTTCAAAGAACAGCAGCAACAGCATCCGTCGGGTGGCCATTCATCTTCAACGTCAGCTGCGGCCCCGGCAGTTGTCCGGGCTGAAGATGTTGAGTCGCTTTATTGGAAAAATGTGCAGGAAAGGAAGAATCACATTTGTGTGCTGTCTGGGTCAATTGACTCGGGTGCAGAGGGTTATGGATTTCCAACGACCAAGACAGCCACTTTCACTAAACATCCGTGGAATCTTAAGGTGCTGACTAACAATCCGGTATCTGTGCTCAAGTCTCTGGGCCCGGTGATGGGCATGACTGTACCCACTATACACATGGGCATGGTATTCTCAGCGTGCTGTTGGTACAAGGACCCTCACGGACTGCCATGGATCGAGTATCTACATACCGGTGCCGACAAGGTGTGGTATGGCGTGCCGTCTGACCAAAGTGATCGGTTTCGAGCAGCCATGAAGCGCTTGCTGCCGCGGGCTGTAGCTGAAGGTCAAAATCATCACTCATGGTTGGCTGCAGACAGTGGTATGGTGCCACCTAGCCGTTTGCTCGAGCATGGTGTCACGCTTACCAGAACCGTGCAGAACCCAGGCCAATTTCTTATTGTCATGCCGCGAGCTTATACGTGCAATGTGTCCACTGGTTATGTTATATCCGAGAGTGTATACTTCACACAGCCTGGTTGGCTTGATGGTGCCGAGAAGATTTTccaggtataattttttttagaaatcatCGTACTCAATCGATTAGATCACTGATAGTATTGCTCCAATTGCTAGTACCAAACTTAACTGATGATTGATATTCTATGATTTCAGGACCTACAGAAAAATTGTGAACCAGCCGCCTTTTCGTTTGAAAAGTTATTGATTAACATGTCCACGGATTCACGTACACctcaaaatatactaaaacagGTAAGTCAACTTGTGTACCAGgacatcatattaaattatttatagtttaattttgtgACCTTGTCTTATAATTAGGTTctgtttttaactttatttgttttcatatgTTTTACAGTTACTAAATATGTTAAGCAATATGAGAGACTGTGAAGTGGCGCTCCGTAGTCAACTGGTAGAGGATTTAGGCCTAAAGGCTTCTGAACGCATTAAGCCTACAGCGTCCAAATCAAACGAGCATAATGATGATTATGAGTGTGATGTGTGTCATTCAATTCTTTACATATCAATGGTAACAAAaactgcaatattattattatacttacaattaaatatttttatattttgttaaactatgaatgtatttaattaaaataaaaataaattataagaattgtatagttagatattaaaaatgcttattttttttttccatacagGTAAACAATTCGCATGAAGACTGTGACTATTGTCTTAGACATGGCATTGAGATTTTATCGAAAAAACATAACCAACTTAAGTATTGCAAGTTTTTATACACTTTTGACGAGGTGAGGAACAATATGACCTAACTATGATATAACCTTTCTTACTAGATATAGTATGATTTCTCAAAACCTTAAAATAAACACCTTTTTGTATACTTAGCTAGAATTTTTAagagatataattttaattgttttcatgttattgttttttatgtggTATTTGTAAATgagtcaataataaatatcataaaatgtatgtataaatctaATTGCATCACACAAAAAAACTATAgctaatataatcaatacaatcaaatatcaaatattttgtaaagtataataaacatattgttgaattatatcATGTTATGTACTAAACTCATTTTCATTAACAAAATCAACCTACACAAattgctttaaattttttttatattcatcataaataataaatatactaatataacaaaaattattatttatgccaATATATAGCATATAAGTAACGTAATATAACACTAACTCCAATACCTGTGGTTGCCTATTGAATCATTAGATTGGATGGTTAAAGTGTGTAGGTAAACaggatttagaaaaaaaaattataatcaaaatatttatagtatcatCTATACTTTATTcctaaattagtttattagtgTATGGTCCACAGTGGTGGGcagtaatatagtattatagattAGTTTTAGTTCACAAAATAAACTATGTTGCTActgtaacataataaacattagtataagtagttttaaaaaaatacattgcactacttaattataaatataatttgtttaaatatattttttttatttttcagactGATTTGGATATGATATTAGTGAAACTTCGTGAAAGGattgattcaaaaaaaaagaaaacatcgACCAAAAGTTGATGATTCCTGGACTAGGTACAAAGAATATGcttctgtatattttaaataacaagaaaattaaaaagaaaaattaattacaaatattaactaaataaaactaaaatatcttatagCTCTTTttctaatgatattatatcaaattatgtcGCCGTTAAGTGTGttcgatcatattattatactcttcCTAGAGAGTAAATTTCaagacttaatttttatttttttattttctcataTGTTCCAACATTTtgtgatttgattttttttttttattattattatttattattacaatattattttaattttttacatttgtacAAAAATTGTGTTCATGTGGTCTCagaaatttgttaattatccGTTTAGCAaatttttgtacttaatagatttaataatagtattttatcaaacttatGTGTTGTGTGCTcgaatagttttatttgtgtacaatTAATTGTGTTGCAAAAGAAATGTTGACTGGTTActcttaaaaatcaattatgtcTGAAGAGtttagtaaaaaacaaaaacaaaataataataaatgcaattagTATTATTGAAAACTGAACTATTTATCTTGTCGTCCTtagttaaactaaaattttcctCTACTTGACCATACATGTTTTTTTGAAGAGTACaatatttcacataatataaaatatgtatataataccctTTCAAAATAATGCTCATCCAgcttatttgaaataatatgttttatagtcaTGTTTGGTTTTTAAGTGGTTAGttggtttaataaattttagtgaaccgttaaatttccattaaagtatttaaaggaaaaaacTACCTCTGTTTATCGATATCGgtgataacatttaatatttttatagattcattatttattttcttttaggaTCATTGGTAGTTGGCACTAGACACTATGGCTGTGTCCAGTGAACTGTATGTCTGTATGCTTAATATACTTAGTCCATAGTTCTGACTGATCTAAGTTAAATCTCATTATATCATTGTTGAATCACTGTACGACTATGTAGTATCtaacattgtattaaattttcgagTTGTTTTGTGCATCCAAAATTTCTTTatcgatgtttaaaaaaaaaatacttcagaaaaatcgaaaatttcagttgtctataagtagttaaaaaaagccaaaatattttgaaaatttaaccgtGTAACGGTATTacaaacatttggtgaaaattttaagtatttacaatgattcattttagaatttcaattatataaaaaaaaaaacaattttgttgaaaactggttttgcgtaaaaatttccatttttccTGTCACTTTTCAAATGattttccataatttttttgaaaacttcaGTAAACTTCTTatttttgacctctataatatactatacaccatggatattcaatttatcaCTCAGAAAATACCCTGGAAGCATTATTCCAACTCTAACTCTAACTTCAAACTTATATAATGAGGAtaggaatataaaaattatatttatatttatttcgttaaatataataaaatacaaacaatgaaaacaatagaacaataatgtgtaataaaatcattaacaaatacatataaaattatcaatcttGATGTTTTGGATTGGTAAATTACTTATAGTAAATTCAGGTCTGATGTGGATGTGATAATGATTGGATGTGTACCGccatattctaatattattttccattaataaatctaaaaacaaaaaatgtatttatttaagtcaaGCATCTTTGTGATGATTCTAGCAAGTAATACTGACTTGTGGTAAGAAAAATCATCCAAAGAGTGAATTTTGCGTACATGTTTGGTCAAGTTGCTCTGGCTGTTGGATGAATGGTTGCAAAATGGACAACAATAAGGTTTAAAACGTGAGTGTATGACTGTATGTCTTTTAAGCAGCGTCAgtgttttaaatgatttgtCACAAATTTGACATGGATGAACAGGCTCATTGTGTACAGTGTTCTGGTGTGTTATCAATCGGCTTTTGATAGCAAACATTGAACCACATTCTTCACACCttcaatttacaaaaaaaaaaagtattacttcatctatttctatatattttataaaaatggattCCCGCCTGTCTGTCCTTTGTTTGTTGCCATggaaataacattttgatatGTCTGTTTGAGCACCTCTCGGGTTGGACCTATCACTTTTTAACTTAGCCTAACTTCTGCCTATAAGTCTAATATATCTCTATACTAAATGTCATCAAAATCGATCTAGCCCTTTAGGAATGCATAAAGGACTATAAACAGACAGAAATCCAATGAATTTAACACAGTTTGAGATATACAAGGTAGGATTTTTAACGGGTTACGAAGTGCACAGGTTCAGCtagtaagaaataaaattcaatcatTGAATAgatagatgtataataaaatagttataaatacatttttcaaagattcaataataaaatataacaaaacaatttatgtgTTTTAAGTCTTGgttgaaacatattttgattagacaagtttagaattaaattttgggTCATTGATTGTGAGATAGTATCTTATAAAACAATGAGAGGacacaataatagtataaacacAACATAATAGATTTGTGTTCACATATAAATTGGTCATTGAAAGAAATACTTACATGTAAGATTTAACTTTATTGTGACTATATGAATGCACATTTAAATCATGTTTTGTAGCACTCACATGGTAACAAACGgaacatacatattttgttcctATGTGGTcactatgttttaattttttgtgacGTTTTAATGAATCATATAAAAACGTTGTGTACGTACACTATATTgcaaacaaacaaattattaataattagtaatagaTTAGATATTTTAGTCAATaggtttattttcaatatgaaaaataaatgtatgaaatgaATGATTTATACATTACCAATGTACAcgaatattgttgttttttagtGTGACTGGCATTTACATGCCTCTCTAAGttgtatttatcaaaaaattttcGCTCACAATAACTACAGAAATAGTCGCATACACCCATGTGACGTTTTAGATGTTTTTTCAAATCAGATTTTCTAGGTGTTTGGTACTTGCAATCTGCACATTTGTAGATATTTTGTCTTTTTACAgctaaacaaaattaacataatataatatataaaacagaagttaaaaattaaaattagataaactataatatgatgtaaattGTCTTACAAGGTGATTTATTTTCACTACATAAAGCTTTAAAGTTATCAAACGCCTTGCAAtttgattttcttttaaattctacTTCTTTGcagattctaaaaaaataaataataaataacaagggCAAACAAAATACATCACAGACATCACAGATCAAtagatcataataaatatactttcatACGTTTTATTGAAGTTGTTTTCAGACTGTATCACTTCTTGAATGGTAGATTcactatcattaattttacacataaattcctgtaatactacaaaaattttttcgagtgttgattttttcaataacgCTGTAGTTTGAACACAtaagatattttcaaaagtctgtttacactaaaatttaaaaaaaaaaaaaaattattatacaaagtagACACTATTCAAGTTTCAAGtgttcaatattatgtatttacaaattaagcATACAATGTTATAGTTTACAATATCAAGTAgggaatttataataaatttactcaCAAAGTAGTAAAGTAGTGACAAtggttaatgattataatttaagcaatacattgttaattatatatttatatatttgtatttacagtcaattttttaatgataggATTTTAGATTAATCACTCCATACTCcttaaacaacaacaaaatctaaatctttcaattaaaatgtctCCCTAATATTCTTAGAGCAACCTTTTACGTCTCAAATCAcacttttttattctaattataaaaaatgtagccAAAACTTTCTACAAACTTCTCTACTCCAATTTACAACCCTTACGATTCATCCTCTAATTGTATTAACCCAACCATCCCAAGTAAACAATGAAAGATAATTGAACCAGAAatgatattaactatataaattgataaaattgcaTTCAATGAATGGATCATAAATCAATATAGGACAGAatagacatatattataagatacaataaaaacatattacaatGACAATGGGgtaattatctaaatttatttttacattaattgaacaaaaagtttatttttaaaacaacatttaaattaaaaattttctaattttttagtataaaaatattattagtcgcacaaaatataaaatttaaagaatttgaaaaataaggaaaaaacaATGATTCATATTTACTTGCAAGACTGAATCTTCTAACACTTGTGAATCATAACTATTATCGCTGTAGGTAGCCATTTGGGTAATCGtcaattgatatatttttttttatttaccacaCTATAACTATTCAATAAAAGTGAGATCAAAAAGGCAGTGGAGTAGATATAGTgtcaaattctaataaaatgagTCTCCACGAATTTATTATGacgaaaaaatagaaaaagttATGTCCATGCAAGATTGTACATCGACAGGACATGCTCAGACAAACCAGTTGAacagtaggtagtaggtattataggtattaatggtATTATACCAGCTAGAAAACTAagtgtagtataaaaaaaagcaactttcataaaaaaaatgaagtcaTTGTTCGTTTTTTTCATTGATGGTGGGTGGGGAgggcataaaatataatatagatttgataacatacatttataatttatatatacataaatatttacgtgCACTTAATAATGCATTTCCAGCACGAGTTCACTGGCTTTTTATCTCATCCACAACAGTTATTTGATAACTGCACGTATTATCAGtaaaaaggtatattattgatatcgaTACAAATGGGAACATCTGTGTACATAAACATGGACAATGACctcttaaacataattttgttacctatatattatactaaaatatacgaaaaacagTCACGACATAACAGTAAAAAGCTGGGGTtcacaatgtaaaaaaaatatttcttctaATCTCTACGATTCTACATCGTGGCCCAAGTCATAGAAACGAATCGTGTTCCTTATATAGTACCCTGATTAACGTCCGTTGTAATAGCCAATGTGTGATCACTGATCATTAATTTGTCGAAAAGTCTGAGAGATTTGCAAAAAGTTCATACTAACAGAACCAATTTTTGTCGGATTTTGTtcgaaaattattatgcatattttatttttcagtacaatattataggtatttgataaTTGTTTCACCTATCTGGCTATCTACAACTACatcatagaatataaatatatccctatatagtaaatattatacgtcattcacaaatattatctttgatctatataaaactataaaaggttgtaaaaaatataaaaatacaaatactatgGAAATCCACTAGGAATGTTAGTGGCATATTTAGGcacagaattataatatataatatatataatacaacatagaAGTCTGAGTGTATTTAGGCCGTGATTTAGGCTATAGTTATCTATAGTTGTGGTTATCTATCACACGGTGTAGTAATAACTGATAATTAGTAACCATTGAGCAGCACGGTTACGGTCATATCGGTATACTAAACCCATAGCCGCTTTGAGAAGACGTAACcgggtaataatattattatcaacatgaTTATCGATTAAcctcaaataataattgtttacctCAAATCTcggttatcaatttattttgtacaatttaatatggGCTAACGGGCTGATTGGGCTTTACAGTTGTATAGAGATTATATATTAACGAATGACGGCCGACAATATTTGTAAACATAGTTCGTTTTCGTTGCGTACaacacttattagttatttcttaTTTGGCGAGTTGGTCTCTAAcgagaatataaaatactaataattaattgccCAATGCttacaaactatttttattgtaattaacagTACATTcatcatcataattattattgttacgaaTGAGGTTCTAAAGTTTTGTCGTTCGAATTTGTCATTTGTCGGGTGAACCGGGTGAACCGTACTATTGGAGAACAGTTCGGCGCCAAACCGTTTCGACTATATTGCGCAAACTGTCTCCGCACCGTACCACGGGAACGAACGGGGCGGCTCTCCGAAATCAACCTACAACATTTATCGATCGCCGGACGTCGCGTTTCTATTTTCACATTTGTGAAGTTCGCTGATAAAAGTGTCCATTAAacgcacaatataatataggtgtatattattattattttgtttttaatttttatcagtcAAACGCCGTTGTTATTGTAGTCGGTTTACTCACGGTCTGTGATTAAAGGGATGCGcatgcaattaaaatttaaaaacggaTGCTGTGTACTCAATCGACTcgaacaattgttttttttttttttcataaattttctgttattaacataattgtaGGTGTAAATGGCATCATTTAACCAAAATACTGAAGAAAATAAACAGAATGGCAAGAGGAAATGGAATGAATCTCATTCGGACATTGAAAGGATTTCTAAAGACGACGAGGACGACAACTCAACTACtggtaaatacaattttgttaaataacagtttagatataaaaagttgataatttattcatataatttgttatgagACTCTGAGAgcccattattttattatacgttatcTATACCTTTCATAacaaattcttatttaaataattcagcaAGAGTAACTTTTACAAAATGGTTTAAGTATTaagaattacataaaaattaaaaccaataatacctactttgaataaaatttactttactataaaaatgacaaaaaaaaaaaaaatattggacaGCATTTAAGAGaagatactttaaaattgaGAACTATGAATGTATATTTCCTTTCCATAATGAATGTGCATGTATTATGAATGAATCAAtaggaatttttataattattattattttttttttttttatgaaaactattttaattatcttgaatatagtaggtatatgtacTAGTTGTGATAGGCTTGTAACTTGTAAGTGGTTAAGATCTaccattgttatttaaattaaacatgtcTTATGTCTATAAAGTATTTCTTTATGTGGTTATACT
Protein-coding regions in this window:
- the LOC114123415 gene encoding zinc finger protein 585B-like; translation: MATYSDNSYDSQVLEDSVLQCKQTFENILCVQTTALLKKSTLEKIFVVLQEFMCKINDSESTIQEVIQSENNFNKTICKEVEFKRKSNCKAFDNFKALCSENKSPSVKRQNIYKCADCKYQTPRKSDLKKHLKRHMGVCDYFCSYCERKFFDKYNLERHVNASHTKKQQYSCTLCTYTTFLYDSLKRHKKLKHSDHIGTKYVCSVCYHVSATKHDLNVHSYSHNKVKSYMCEECGSMFAIKSRLITHQNTVHNEPVHPCQICDKSFKTLTLLKRHTVIHSRFKPYCCPFCNHSSNSQSNLTKHVRKIHSLDDFSYHKFINGK